The following proteins are encoded in a genomic region of Ailuropoda melanoleuca isolate Jingjing chromosome 10, ASM200744v2, whole genome shotgun sequence:
- the SLC9A3R2 gene encoding Na(+)/H(+) exchange regulatory cofactor NHE-RF2 isoform X6, which produces MARSGGATALAPAPGAPLQRPSWGLVQDVGGAPRELRPRLCHLRKGPQGYGFNLHSDKSRPGQYIRSVDPGSPAAHSGLHAQDRLIEVNGQNVEGLRHAEVVASIKAREDEARLLVVDPETDEYFKRLRVTPTEEHVEGPLPSPVTNGTSPAQINGGSACSSRSDLPGLDKDTEDSTWKRDPFQESGLHLSPTAAEAKEKARATRVNKRAPQMDWNRKREIFSNF; this is translated from the exons ATGGCCCGTTCTGGGGGTGCCACAGCACTGGCCCCGGCCCCCGGAGCCCCTCTGCAGAGACCATCCTGGGGACTTGTGCAG GATGTCGGTGGGGCCCCGAGGGAGCTACGCCCTCGGCTCTGCCACCTACGAAAGGGCCCCCAAGGCTATGGGTTCAACCTGCACAGTGACAAGTCCAGGCCCGGACAGTATATCCGCTCGGTGGACCCAGGCTCGCCTGCTGCTCACTCTGGCCTCCACGCCCAGGACAGACTCATCGAG GTGAATGGGCAGAACGTCGAGGGGCTGCGCCATGCAGAGGTGGTGGCCAGCATCAAGGCGAGGGAGGATGAGGCCCGGCTGCTGGTGGTGGACCCTGAGACGGACGAGTACTTCAAGCGACTACGGGTCACGCCCACTGAGGAGCATGTGGAAG GTCCACTGCCATCACCAGTCACCAATGGGACCAGCCCTGCCCAG ATCAATGGTGGCTCAGCGTGCTCGTCCCGAAGTGATCTGCCTGGCTTAGACAAGGACACTGAG GACAGCACCTGGAAGCGGGACCCCTTTCAGGAGAGCGGGCTCCACCTGAGCCCCACAGCGGCCGAAGCCAAGGAGAAGGCGAGAGCCACACGGGTCAACAAGCGGGCCCCACAGATGGACTGGAACCGGAAACGTGAGATCTTCAGCAACTTCTGA
- the SLC9A3R2 gene encoding Na(+)/H(+) exchange regulatory cofactor NHE-RF2 isoform X3: MSDSLCKASLRPLGRTLVVQRIKAVEGQTRLLVVDKETDEELRRRQLTCTEEMAHRGLPPTHDPWEPKPDWARASSLGSEAGQKDVGGAPRELRPRLCHLRKGPQGYGFNLHSDKSRPGQYIRSVDPGSPAAHSGLHAQDRLIEVNGQNVEGLRHAEVVASIKAREDEARLLVVDPETDEYFKRLRVTPTEEHVEGPLPSPVTNGTSPAQINGGSACSSRSDLPGLDKDTEDSTWKRDPFQESGLHLSPTAAEAKEKARATRVNKRAPQMDWNRKREIFSNF, translated from the exons ATGAGTGACTCACTTTGCAAAGCATCCTTAAGACCTTTGGGGAGAACCCTG GTGGTGCAGAGGATCAAGGCTGTGGAAGGGCAGACTCGGCTGCTGGTGGTGGACAAAGAGACGGACGAGGAGCTCCGCCGGCGGCAGCTGACCTGCACTGAGGAGATGGCCCATCGAGGGCTTCCGCCCACCCACGACCCCTGGGAGCCAAAGCCGGACTGGGCACGTGCAAGCAGCCTGGGCTCCGAGGCTGGCCAGAAG GATGTCGGTGGGGCCCCGAGGGAGCTACGCCCTCGGCTCTGCCACCTACGAAAGGGCCCCCAAGGCTATGGGTTCAACCTGCACAGTGACAAGTCCAGGCCCGGACAGTATATCCGCTCGGTGGACCCAGGCTCGCCTGCTGCTCACTCTGGCCTCCACGCCCAGGACAGACTCATCGAG GTGAATGGGCAGAACGTCGAGGGGCTGCGCCATGCAGAGGTGGTGGCCAGCATCAAGGCGAGGGAGGATGAGGCCCGGCTGCTGGTGGTGGACCCTGAGACGGACGAGTACTTCAAGCGACTACGGGTCACGCCCACTGAGGAGCATGTGGAAG GTCCACTGCCATCACCAGTCACCAATGGGACCAGCCCTGCCCAG ATCAATGGTGGCTCAGCGTGCTCGTCCCGAAGTGATCTGCCTGGCTTAGACAAGGACACTGAG GACAGCACCTGGAAGCGGGACCCCTTTCAGGAGAGCGGGCTCCACCTGAGCCCCACAGCGGCCGAAGCCAAGGAGAAGGCGAGAGCCACACGGGTCAACAAGCGGGCCCCACAGATGGACTGGAACCGGAAACGTGAGATCTTCAGCAACTTCTGA
- the SLC9A3R2 gene encoding Na(+)/H(+) exchange regulatory cofactor NHE-RF2 isoform X4 has product MGNCLGWLCLTPRDQVVQRIKAVEGQTRLLVVDKETDEELRRRQLTCTEEMAHRGLPPTHDPWEPKPDWARASSLGSEAGQKDVGGAPRELRPRLCHLRKGPQGYGFNLHSDKSRPGQYIRSVDPGSPAAHSGLHAQDRLIEVNGQNVEGLRHAEVVASIKAREDEARLLVVDPETDEYFKRLRVTPTEEHVEGPLPSPVTNGTSPAQINGGSACSSRSDLPGLDKDTEDSTWKRDPFQESGLHLSPTAAEAKEKARATRVNKRAPQMDWNRKREIFSNF; this is encoded by the exons ATGGGGAACTGTCTGGGCTGGCTGTGCCTGACCCCCAGGGACCAG GTGGTGCAGAGGATCAAGGCTGTGGAAGGGCAGACTCGGCTGCTGGTGGTGGACAAAGAGACGGACGAGGAGCTCCGCCGGCGGCAGCTGACCTGCACTGAGGAGATGGCCCATCGAGGGCTTCCGCCCACCCACGACCCCTGGGAGCCAAAGCCGGACTGGGCACGTGCAAGCAGCCTGGGCTCCGAGGCTGGCCAGAAG GATGTCGGTGGGGCCCCGAGGGAGCTACGCCCTCGGCTCTGCCACCTACGAAAGGGCCCCCAAGGCTATGGGTTCAACCTGCACAGTGACAAGTCCAGGCCCGGACAGTATATCCGCTCGGTGGACCCAGGCTCGCCTGCTGCTCACTCTGGCCTCCACGCCCAGGACAGACTCATCGAG GTGAATGGGCAGAACGTCGAGGGGCTGCGCCATGCAGAGGTGGTGGCCAGCATCAAGGCGAGGGAGGATGAGGCCCGGCTGCTGGTGGTGGACCCTGAGACGGACGAGTACTTCAAGCGACTACGGGTCACGCCCACTGAGGAGCATGTGGAAG GTCCACTGCCATCACCAGTCACCAATGGGACCAGCCCTGCCCAG ATCAATGGTGGCTCAGCGTGCTCGTCCCGAAGTGATCTGCCTGGCTTAGACAAGGACACTGAG GACAGCACCTGGAAGCGGGACCCCTTTCAGGAGAGCGGGCTCCACCTGAGCCCCACAGCGGCCGAAGCCAAGGAGAAGGCGAGAGCCACACGGGTCAACAAGCGGGCCCCACAGATGGACTGGAACCGGAAACGTGAGATCTTCAGCAACTTCTGA
- the SLC9A3R2 gene encoding Na(+)/H(+) exchange regulatory cofactor NHE-RF2 isoform X2, translated as MRRLMLEDTGCLLWVPQSGNRKVVQRIKAVEGQTRLLVVDKETDEELRRRQLTCTEEMAHRGLPPTHDPWEPKPDWARASSLGSEAGQKDVGGAPRELRPRLCHLRKGPQGYGFNLHSDKSRPGQYIRSVDPGSPAAHSGLHAQDRLIEVNGQNVEGLRHAEVVASIKAREDEARLLVVDPETDEYFKRLRVTPTEEHVEGPLPSPVTNGTSPAQINGGSACSSRSDLPGLDKDTEDSTWKRDPFQESGLHLSPTAAEAKEKARATRVNKRAPQMDWNRKREIFSNF; from the exons atgaggagactgatgCTTGAGGATACTGGGTGTCTACTCTGGGTCCCACAGTCAGGAAACAGGAAG GTGGTGCAGAGGATCAAGGCTGTGGAAGGGCAGACTCGGCTGCTGGTGGTGGACAAAGAGACGGACGAGGAGCTCCGCCGGCGGCAGCTGACCTGCACTGAGGAGATGGCCCATCGAGGGCTTCCGCCCACCCACGACCCCTGGGAGCCAAAGCCGGACTGGGCACGTGCAAGCAGCCTGGGCTCCGAGGCTGGCCAGAAG GATGTCGGTGGGGCCCCGAGGGAGCTACGCCCTCGGCTCTGCCACCTACGAAAGGGCCCCCAAGGCTATGGGTTCAACCTGCACAGTGACAAGTCCAGGCCCGGACAGTATATCCGCTCGGTGGACCCAGGCTCGCCTGCTGCTCACTCTGGCCTCCACGCCCAGGACAGACTCATCGAG GTGAATGGGCAGAACGTCGAGGGGCTGCGCCATGCAGAGGTGGTGGCCAGCATCAAGGCGAGGGAGGATGAGGCCCGGCTGCTGGTGGTGGACCCTGAGACGGACGAGTACTTCAAGCGACTACGGGTCACGCCCACTGAGGAGCATGTGGAAG GTCCACTGCCATCACCAGTCACCAATGGGACCAGCCCTGCCCAG ATCAATGGTGGCTCAGCGTGCTCGTCCCGAAGTGATCTGCCTGGCTTAGACAAGGACACTGAG GACAGCACCTGGAAGCGGGACCCCTTTCAGGAGAGCGGGCTCCACCTGAGCCCCACAGCGGCCGAAGCCAAGGAGAAGGCGAGAGCCACACGGGTCAACAAGCGGGCCCCACAGATGGACTGGAACCGGAAACGTGAGATCTTCAGCAACTTCTGA
- the SLC9A3R2 gene encoding Na(+)/H(+) exchange regulatory cofactor NHE-RF2 isoform X1 encodes MPRGHRLLLLPAGCTLICMLHGPPCALDTSRTPAETHTCPDVTLVPQVVQRIKAVEGQTRLLVVDKETDEELRRRQLTCTEEMAHRGLPPTHDPWEPKPDWARASSLGSEAGQKDVGGAPRELRPRLCHLRKGPQGYGFNLHSDKSRPGQYIRSVDPGSPAAHSGLHAQDRLIEVNGQNVEGLRHAEVVASIKAREDEARLLVVDPETDEYFKRLRVTPTEEHVEGPLPSPVTNGTSPAQINGGSACSSRSDLPGLDKDTEDSTWKRDPFQESGLHLSPTAAEAKEKARATRVNKRAPQMDWNRKREIFSNF; translated from the exons ATGCCCAGGGGGCACCGactgctccttctccctgcaggATGCACCCTGATATGCATGCTTCATGGTCCCCCATGTGCTCTAGACACTTCACGGACACCTGCAGAGACACACACGTGTCCTGACGTCACACTTGTCCCACAG GTGGTGCAGAGGATCAAGGCTGTGGAAGGGCAGACTCGGCTGCTGGTGGTGGACAAAGAGACGGACGAGGAGCTCCGCCGGCGGCAGCTGACCTGCACTGAGGAGATGGCCCATCGAGGGCTTCCGCCCACCCACGACCCCTGGGAGCCAAAGCCGGACTGGGCACGTGCAAGCAGCCTGGGCTCCGAGGCTGGCCAGAAG GATGTCGGTGGGGCCCCGAGGGAGCTACGCCCTCGGCTCTGCCACCTACGAAAGGGCCCCCAAGGCTATGGGTTCAACCTGCACAGTGACAAGTCCAGGCCCGGACAGTATATCCGCTCGGTGGACCCAGGCTCGCCTGCTGCTCACTCTGGCCTCCACGCCCAGGACAGACTCATCGAG GTGAATGGGCAGAACGTCGAGGGGCTGCGCCATGCAGAGGTGGTGGCCAGCATCAAGGCGAGGGAGGATGAGGCCCGGCTGCTGGTGGTGGACCCTGAGACGGACGAGTACTTCAAGCGACTACGGGTCACGCCCACTGAGGAGCATGTGGAAG GTCCACTGCCATCACCAGTCACCAATGGGACCAGCCCTGCCCAG ATCAATGGTGGCTCAGCGTGCTCGTCCCGAAGTGATCTGCCTGGCTTAGACAAGGACACTGAG GACAGCACCTGGAAGCGGGACCCCTTTCAGGAGAGCGGGCTCCACCTGAGCCCCACAGCGGCCGAAGCCAAGGAGAAGGCGAGAGCCACACGGGTCAACAAGCGGGCCCCACAGATGGACTGGAACCGGAAACGTGAGATCTTCAGCAACTTCTGA
- the SLC9A3R2 gene encoding Na(+)/H(+) exchange regulatory cofactor NHE-RF2 isoform X5: MAHRGLPPTHDPWEPKPDWARASSLGSEAGQKDVGGAPRELRPRLCHLRKGPQGYGFNLHSDKSRPGQYIRSVDPGSPAAHSGLHAQDRLIEVNGQNVEGLRHAEVVASIKAREDEARLLVVDPETDEYFKRLRVTPTEEHVEGPLPSPVTNGTSPAQINGGSACSSRSDLPGLDKDTEDSTWKRDPFQESGLHLSPTAAEAKEKARATRVNKRAPQMDWNRKREIFSNF; this comes from the exons ATGGCCCATCGAGGGCTTCCGCCCACCCACGACCCCTGGGAGCCAAAGCCGGACTGGGCACGTGCAAGCAGCCTGGGCTCCGAGGCTGGCCAGAAG GATGTCGGTGGGGCCCCGAGGGAGCTACGCCCTCGGCTCTGCCACCTACGAAAGGGCCCCCAAGGCTATGGGTTCAACCTGCACAGTGACAAGTCCAGGCCCGGACAGTATATCCGCTCGGTGGACCCAGGCTCGCCTGCTGCTCACTCTGGCCTCCACGCCCAGGACAGACTCATCGAG GTGAATGGGCAGAACGTCGAGGGGCTGCGCCATGCAGAGGTGGTGGCCAGCATCAAGGCGAGGGAGGATGAGGCCCGGCTGCTGGTGGTGGACCCTGAGACGGACGAGTACTTCAAGCGACTACGGGTCACGCCCACTGAGGAGCATGTGGAAG GTCCACTGCCATCACCAGTCACCAATGGGACCAGCCCTGCCCAG ATCAATGGTGGCTCAGCGTGCTCGTCCCGAAGTGATCTGCCTGGCTTAGACAAGGACACTGAG GACAGCACCTGGAAGCGGGACCCCTTTCAGGAGAGCGGGCTCCACCTGAGCCCCACAGCGGCCGAAGCCAAGGAGAAGGCGAGAGCCACACGGGTCAACAAGCGGGCCCCACAGATGGACTGGAACCGGAAACGTGAGATCTTCAGCAACTTCTGA